The Fibrobacter sp. UWB16 genomic interval ATATGGAGATCGATACTAACAAATTCTGAAAAAAAAGAGCGAATAGGACTTGACGAGAATTACTAAATAGTATACATTTGTACACGTGTTGTAAGAAGGAAATTTCATGCCTTTTGACTTTAAAAAAGAATATAAAGAATTTTACATGCCGAAAGGCAAACCCGAAATCGTCACTGTTCCGAAGATAAACTACATCGCGGTGCGGGGCAAGGGCAACCCGAATGAAGAAGAGGGCGAATACAAAAAATCCATCGAACTTCTGTACGGCATAGCCTACACCATCAAGATGAGCAAGAAAGGCGACCATAAAATTGAAGGTTACTTTGATTACGTGGTTCCGCCGCTTGAAGGATTCTGGTGGCAAGAAAATGTTGACGGAATCGATTACAGCCACAAGGAAAACTTCCAGTGGATTTCCGTCATTAGACTCCCTGACTTCGTCACCAAAGCCGATTTCGAATGGGCAACTGAAGAAGCGACCCGCAAAAAGAAAATGGACTTTTCGAAAGTGGAATTTTTAACACTTGAAGAAGGGCTTTGCGTGCAATGCATGCATTCCGGCTCATATGACGATGAACCCGCAACTGTTGCCGCAATGGATAAGTTTATTGCCGACAATGGCTACGAAAACGACATCTCGGACACAAGGCGCCACCACGAGATTTACCTTTCTGACGCACGCAAAGTCGCCCCAGAAAAGTTAAAGACAGTCATCCGCCACCCAATTAAAAAGATCTAATACAAATTCGATATCCGTCCAACGGGCATAACAATCTAAAAGGAGAAATCATGGAATTAAAATTTTGTCAGAGCTGCGGAATGCCGCTCACACCAGAAATCCTCGGCACAAACGCCGACGGCAGCAAGAACGATGAATACTGCATTTACTGCTACAAAGATGGAGCGTTCACCGGCGACTTCAACATGGAACAGATGGTAGAATTCTGCTCGCAGTTCGTCGATGAATTCAACAAGAACACCGGCAAGAGCCTCTCCCGCGAAGAATATAAGGCGGAGCTTCGCAAGTATTTCCCGACACTCAAGCGCTGGCGCCTCCCGGCAGATCAACTGCCGCATGCCACATCGCCCATGAAGCAGAAGTTCATTGAAGAAGTCAACGCGCTCGGTATCAAGGATATGCCGACCATCGACAATCTCTTAGTTCTGCAGGGCTCGTTCATCAATCAGGAATACAAGATCAACGGCAATAGCGTCAAGCTTTTAGACGACAACGCAAGCTACTGGGGCAACCAGGTCGAAAAGCAAAACGCCGAAGGCCGTTGCTACGGAATCGCTTGCGACGAACATTACATTCTCGTGAGCGAATACGGCAAGAACGGAGCCGATGCCGAAATCGTCGTATTCAAGAAGAGGTAAAGGCCATCCACCTCCAGTAGAAGTCCGCCCATCCTAGCCCATTCACTTGCCAAATAGTCTTACTTTAGCTATATTCAGCCCACCATCCAATTATGGGGATATAGCTCAGTTGGTAGAGCGACAGGTTCGCAATCTGTAGGTCATGGGTTCGACTCCCACTATCTCCACGTAAAAGAGGCAAGCTTTCGCTTGCCTCTTTTTTTTAACTCCATATTACCAAATTCAATGAACGGCAAAGCCGCCTAAATATCCCATTTTACACCAAGCTTAAGCTGCGTGAGCACAGTGCTTTCGCGGTACAATCCCTTGTAGAAATTGGGCAAATCCATGTGTTTGTAGTTGCGTTCGAGCCCTAAATAAAAAGTCATCATCTTGTATTTCCACGAAGCTGAGCCGCCCCAAGTGCCATTGAACTTCTTGATTTTTTTGAAATCCTCGTCCGGTCCGCCAACAGCGAATCCATAGAACAAATTCATTTTCGCTTCAACGGAAAAGCGGTTCTTAAACTTATACGAAATTCTAGAACGGAAAACCGGACCAAACCAATTGCCCATCGTCTGGCGGTAGACAATACTTTCTACAGAAGGTTCCGCAGGAGAATTCGCCTCATACATTTCATATTCATCATCGGTCATTTCGGCGCTATGGTCACTCAAATACCGCCAGTATTCATTATAAGCACTAACAGATTGTTTGTAGGTCGCATAAGATTTCATAAACGATTTGTAGTCAAAAGCGGAATCCGCTTCAAATTTTGCCCCGACATAAACCGTTCCATTCAAACCTTCCGAAACAGTCCTGTGCCACGACGCATAAGCTGCAAGAGACATCGGACCTGACGTTTGGTAATATGCCCAAGCCACCGCACCGACACGTTGCTTTTCAAAGCGGAACAAATCCTTTTCGAACCAGAGGTAAAAATCCGAAGAAAGTTCCTTGCCCTCGATATTGAAATCGTAACCCGCATCCAGGAGCATCCCATGCCCCATCAGCGTGTATTCCAAACCAAGTACAAGGTTCCAGTCGTTCGTATCAAGAACCGACATTTCATCGTTATTCAAGAAATAATCGCCCTGCACCGAAGCGGCAAACGTATGCGACCAGGTCGCCGTTGTATAATCAAAGTACGGGTTCACATTCAAGAAGAGGTCACCGCCTTTTTCAGCTTCCTCCAAACCCGTTTCCTTGTAGTGCATGCCGTAAAGACCAAGCTCGCCAGCCAAATGGAATTCCCACGGACTTGCCTCACTTGCAGCACTAGAATTTTCGCTATCCGCTAAGCCAAGTGCCGATTTGTAATCGCGAATAATTCCCTGAATTTCATCCGTGTACTCGCCTGGCAACGCAACCGCCTCTTCAAAAGCCTTGAGAGCCGATGTAATATCGCCAGCCTCCTCAAGCTTCATCGCTCGGTAATACGCTTCCTCCTGCGTCTCAGCATAGAGCGCAGTTGCAAGCACAAACATTATCAAACCAAACCAACGGATCATCTACTTTTTCGGGAAAGGTCCCTTCTCCCATTCATGCGGGTTCTGCTTTTCCCAGGGATTTCGTTCAATCGGACGAGGACCGAACGGGCGCATCGGTTCCATGCGACCTGGGCCAAACGGATTCATACCACCCTGCGGTCCCTTATGCTGTTCCTTTTCGTCCAATTTCTTTTCGCGGACAAGCTCGTCCTTGGGCTTTACGACATCCTTTTCTTGTTGCTTTTCGGCAACAGGCGGTATTCCTACAACCGCAGGCTTTGCAACAGCTTCGCGCAGTTCCTTCTTTTCTGCAGCCGAATTATTCCTCAAGTCCTTGAGAATCTGCTCGCGGGCAAAGCGGCGTTCTTCACGCATTTTCTGCCAGTCCATATTTTCCTTTTCAGACATTTTCGGAGCTTTATCCAAAGTTTCACGAGCCTCGACTGGCGTCGGGACGCTTGCTTCCGGGCGAGAATCAATTTCGCCTGCCATGGCCGTTGCCGCCATCACAGCGGATGCCATTACAATCTTCTTCATGGTGAGTCTCCTTAAATTGAGCTTCAGCATTTTACAAATCATCCCTATACCTTAAAGTCTTCTTTTTTCAAGCCCAGGCGTTCCATGATTTCACGGAGCACCTTGCGGTCAATACCAAGAATCGTAGAAGCGAGCGTGAGGTTTGCATTCGTGTCCTTGAGTGCGCGAGAGATGACTTCGCGTTCGACCGCTTCGCGGGCTTCCTTGAGCGTGCGCGGCGATTCCTTCGCCTGCCCCTGCATGTCATCAAGTCCTAAATCTTTAGGCTGGATTACGCCATGCACGGCCTGCACCAAACCTTTCTGCACGCGGTTTTCGAGTTCTCGCACATTGCCCGGCCAGTGGTAACCGAGCAGCGCCTTTTCGGCGTTACGGCTGAGGTGGAATTTTCCACGGCCATATTCTGCACCATAGCGCTGGATAAAATTCTCCGCCAAGAGCACCACGTCCTGACCGCGATCGCGCAGTGGCGGGAGTTCAAGAGGCAACACCTGAATGCGGAAATACAAGTCTTCGCGGAAACGCTTTTCGCGTACAGCCTCTTCCAAGTCCACATGAGTTGCACTAATCACGCGCACGTTCACAGGAATTTCACGGTTGTCGCCCACACGCGTGATGTGCTTTTCTTGCAACACGCGCAAAAGCTTCACCTGCATGTTGAGCGGGAGCTCGCCGATTTCATCGAGGAAAATCGTACCGCCATCGGCTTCTTCAAAAAAGCCCTTCTTGTTTTCAATCGCACCCGTGAACGAACCCTTGGCATGCCCGAACATGAGCGATTCCATCAAGTGTTCCGGAATAGCGCCGCAGTTCACCGCAATGAACGGCTTTTCGGCACGCGGGCTATGCTTGTGGATGTAACGCGCCATCACTTCCTTGCCTGTACCCGTCTCGCCACGGATAATCACCGGGAGCGGGAGCGGAGAAAGCTTGTCGGCCATCGCAATCACATCGACCATCGCCTTCGAAGAATAGACAATCCCATCCTTGCGGACAACATTCTTAAGCGTATCGAGCGATTCCTTGTCGCGCAAACGGTCGTAAGCGGCAAACGCAAACTTTTCACAGACCGCCACAAACGAATCGAACAGCGCGCTGTCTTCTTCCGTGAACGGTTCCTTGCGGGCGGCACGCTGCAAATAGAGATAACCAGCCTCGGATTCCGGCGTTCTAAATGGCGACACCATAATGCTCGTGAGCTGGTTTTGCACAATCGACTTGGACAAATCCGCCGACTCGTCATCGAGCTGGTTCCAAACCACAGCACGCTTTTCGTTTTTCGCAAGTCGAACCGCCGAAATCGAAATCGAGACCTTTTCCGGATTCGAGAAATGGAGCGGTTCTTCGCCACCAATATCCAACACAGCGGCATCGGCATGCAAAACGCCTTTAGCCACTTCGAGAATTTTCGGGAAAAGAGCCTCCGGCTGTTCCTCATCTAAAAGAGTCTTGACCACATCAAGCATCTTTTCTGTAGCGAGCATGGATTCCGATTTCATAACAAAGCCCTTTTGCGGTTTTGCTGCTATTCGGCTGAGGGCACCGGGAGCTCCATGAGCAAGCTATCCACCTTCAAATTCGGGGCTTTCTCGCTTTCTACAGACGGCTCAATGTTCCTCGACCGCTTTAACAGCCGGTCCCCTGTCGCATCGATACCGAAACTCATTGTTCCACTCGTAAGCAACAGCACTATCAAGAGTAATATAAGTCCCGAAACGCCCAAAACAGTCCATTTTAGCCAATTATTTTTCTTACAGATGACAAACGGAAGGCCCTTTTCGAGGGTCTCTGGAACTTTTCGCCCCACATTCAGGTTGCATTCCGAGACTTTTAGGGTTTGGATATATTGGGTAACGCAACCCGCGAGCGCAATTTCCCCATGCGACACTTTATCAAGTGCAATTTCCAAGATTTCATCAAGCTCGTCAAAGTCTTCGACGCGGTCCGAGATGTCCGCACAGAGAAGCCCTGACCAAAGCGGCTCCAGCGCCGAAAGCTGTTGCGCACCTTCGGGCGAATCAAAGGCGCCCGTCGCATAAAGCTTTTCCAAGATATTCAAATCCTGCACATTCGCCATCTGCTCGGCAAACTGCTCATAGCCATCAGCAGTAATCAGGTCCTCGCCCGCAATCCAGCGGTATAGCAAAAGCCCAAGGCTGAACAAGTCGCTCTTTTCATCGGCAGGCTTGCCCTGAAAGCGCTCCGGAGCCGCATAAGCAAGCGCACCCGGCCCTACAATGCCGCAATCAATCAACACAGTGTGCAGTCCCAAATCTGTGTTTCCGTGACCCTCGCCACCCACTGCAAAGATCACGTTAGCAGGGCTCAAGTCGCCATGCGACACGCCCTGTTTGTGCAACGCCGCAAGCGTCCGCGCCACTTGCCTCAGCGCCACAAGCGCCACCGGCACCATCATCCGTCCAAGCGTTTCCGAAGATTCGCCATCTATATAATCATAAATCAGGTAGGGAGTTCCATCACGATTACCCCATTCTTCAATGCGGTAGAGCCCCGGCTCACGCACCTTGCAGGCACGTTCCACAACGCTTTCGTCAAACGAGAATCCGTCATTATACCACTTGAGCACATACGGAGCGCCGCCCACGTTCAACAGGTAAATCGAGGCTTCGCCACCACGATGCAGCAAGGCGGCTCCCTTCACGGAGTCCAGTAACGATGTTCCAGATTTTTTCATGGCACGCCCGCTCACAGTTTACCTGAATAAACCATCGCCTTGAGCGAGTCTTCGGCTATGCGCGTCCACTTGGCAAGTACCGCATCTTG includes:
- a CDS encoding GyrI-like domain-containing protein, with product MPFDFKKEYKEFYMPKGKPEIVTVPKINYIAVRGKGNPNEEEGEYKKSIELLYGIAYTIKMSKKGDHKIEGYFDYVVPPLEGFWWQENVDGIDYSHKENFQWISVIRLPDFVTKADFEWATEEATRKKKMDFSKVEFLTLEEGLCVQCMHSGSYDDEPATVAAMDKFIADNGYENDISDTRRHHEIYLSDARKVAPEKLKTVIRHPIKKI
- a CDS encoding protein kinase yields the protein MKKSGTSLLDSVKGAALLHRGGEASIYLLNVGGAPYVLKWYNDGFSFDESVVERACKVREPGLYRIEEWGNRDGTPYLIYDYIDGESSETLGRMMVPVALVALRQVARTLAALHKQGVSHGDLSPANVIFAVGGEGHGNTDLGLHTVLIDCGIVGPGALAYAAPERFQGKPADEKSDLFSLGLLLYRWIAGEDLITADGYEQFAEQMANVQDLNILEKLYATGAFDSPEGAQQLSALEPLWSGLLCADISDRVEDFDELDEILEIALDKVSHGEIALAGCVTQYIQTLKVSECNLNVGRKVPETLEKGLPFVICKKNNWLKWTVLGVSGLILLLIVLLLTSGTMSFGIDATGDRLLKRSRNIEPSVESEKAPNLKVDSLLMELPVPSAE
- a CDS encoding sigma-54-dependent Fis family transcriptional regulator, with product MKSESMLATEKMLDVVKTLLDEEQPEALFPKILEVAKGVLHADAAVLDIGGEEPLHFSNPEKVSISISAVRLAKNEKRAVVWNQLDDESADLSKSIVQNQLTSIMVSPFRTPESEAGYLYLQRAARKEPFTEEDSALFDSFVAVCEKFAFAAYDRLRDKESLDTLKNVVRKDGIVYSSKAMVDVIAMADKLSPLPLPVIIRGETGTGKEVMARYIHKHSPRAEKPFIAVNCGAIPEHLMESLMFGHAKGSFTGAIENKKGFFEEADGGTIFLDEIGELPLNMQVKLLRVLQEKHITRVGDNREIPVNVRVISATHVDLEEAVREKRFREDLYFRIQVLPLELPPLRDRGQDVVLLAENFIQRYGAEYGRGKFHLSRNAEKALLGYHWPGNVRELENRVQKGLVQAVHGVIQPKDLGLDDMQGQAKESPRTLKEAREAVEREVISRALKDTNANLTLASTILGIDRKVLREIMERLGLKKEDFKV
- a CDS encoding zinc ribbon domain-containing protein; the encoded protein is MELKFCQSCGMPLTPEILGTNADGSKNDEYCIYCYKDGAFTGDFNMEQMVEFCSQFVDEFNKNTGKSLSREEYKAELRKYFPTLKRWRLPADQLPHATSPMKQKFIEEVNALGIKDMPTIDNLLVLQGSFINQEYKINGNSVKLLDDNASYWGNQVEKQNAEGRCYGIACDEHYILVSEYGKNGADAEIVVFKKR